One Candidatus Macondimonas diazotrophica genomic window, ATCGATGAAAAATGCTCCCGGGTTCAAGGATTGTTCTCGACCATTGACCGCGCCCTCTGGCCCAGGCGCTCAGCCAGATCGGCAAAGGCGAGGTAGATGACCGGCGTGGTGAAAAGTGTCAGCAACTGACTCAGCACCAGCCCGCCGACCAGCGTGATTCCGAGGGGGTGCCGCAGCTCTGCGCCGACCCCGGTGCTCAGCATCATGGGCAGCGCGCTCAACAACGCCGCCAGAGTGGTCATCAAAATCGGCCTGAACCGCAACAGGCAGGCTTCGAAGATGGCCTCCCGAGGTGGTTTTCCGCCGGTGCGCTCCGCATCCAGGGCAAAGTCCACCATCATGATGGCGTTTTTCTTGACGATGCCGATGAGCAACACGATTCCGATGATGCCGATCACGTCCAGCGGATGGCCGCTGAGCAGCAAGGCCAACAGGGCTCCCACGCCGGCAGACGGCAGGGTAGAGAGGATGGTGATTGGATGGACATAGCTCTCATAGAGCATGCCCAGCACGATATACATGCAGACAATGGCTGCGAGCAGCAGAAATGTCTGGTTGGCCAGCGAGGCGCGAAATGCCAGCGCATCACCCTGAAAGCGTATCTGCAGACTGGCCGGGGGGGCCAGATCGGCGAGTGCCGCTTCAATATCCGAGACGGCTGCGCCCAGGGAAGTCCCCGGCGGCAGGTTGAACGAGACCGTAGCGGCGGGAAACTGACCGAGATGTTCGATCAGGATGGGTGTCGTGCGCTCTTCCACGCGGGCGACCGCGCGCAGTGGTACTTGCACGCCGTTTGGCGAGGGGACATAGATTCGATCCAGTGCCTCGAGACCCCGTTGCAGAATGGGGTCCACTTCCAGCACCACCCGGTATTGATTCGACTGGGTGAAGATGGTGGAGATGATGCGCTGACCGAAGGCGTTGTAAAGCGCATTGTCGATCGCGGCGGCCGTGATGCCGTAGCGTGCAGCGGCGTTTCGGTCAATGGCCAGATAGGCCTGCAAACCCCCGGTTTGCAGGTTGTGATTCACATCGCGCAGGGACGGCAGCGCTTGAAGTCGCTCGGTGATCGGTGTCACCCAATCATACAGCTCCGTGGGATTCGGATCCTGCAGCGTCAGCTGGTATTGGGTACGCGAGACGAGATTCCCGATGCTGAGATCCTGCAAGGGTTGCAGATACAGCGCGATTCCAGAGACGTTCTGCAGTCGCGATTGCAGGCTGCGCATGATCTCTTCCGCATCGGCACTGCGCTCGGCGTGGGGTTTGAGCTGAATCAGTACCCGTCCGCTATTGAGCGTGGGATTGGCGCTGTCCACGCCGATGAAGGAGGTGACGCCTGCCACGGCAGGCTCCTCGAGCAAGGACGCTACCAGGGCCTGCTGACGCGATGCCATCGCTTCGAACGAAATCGACTGTGGCGCTTCGGAGATTCCTTGAATGAGTCCTGTGTCCTGTGAGGGCAGGAATCCCTTGGGGATGAAGACGTACAGCAGGAGCGTGAGCATCAGGGTGACGACGGCCGTGACCTGCATCGGTCGGGGGCGATCCAGCACGCGGGTCAGGATCCGTCCGTACCCGTCAATGATCCGGTCCAGGAAACGGCCTTGCGCCAGTTCCGAATGGCCCCCGACCGGAATGGCGCGCAGCAGGCGCGCGCACATCATGGGCGTGAGTGTGAGCGAGACCACGGCCGAGATCAGGATCGCCACGGCCAGGGTCACCGCGAACTCCCGGAACAACCGACCAATGACATCACCCATGAACAGAAGCGGGATCAGCACTGCGACCAGGGAAACGGTGAGAGAAATGATGGTAAAGGCAATCTGACGCGAGCCTTTGAGCGCCGCTTCCAATGGTGGTTCGCCGGCCTCGAGATAGCGGCTGATGTTCTCGATGACCACGATGGCATCGTCGACCACGAAGCCGGCGGCGATCGTGAGCGCCATCAGGGTCAGATTGTTGACGCTGAATCCGGCCAGGTACATGAAGGCGAATGTCCCGACCAGAGACAGAGGGACCGCGATACTCGGGATGATGGTAGCGGTGAGATTGCGAAGGAAGAGGAAAATGACCATGACGACCAGTGCGACCGCGAGCATGAGCTCGAACTGCACATCGTGCACCGAGGCACGAATGGTGGTGGTCCGATCGGACACCACCGTTAGCGTGACGGCCGCCGGCAGGGAATCCTGCAGCCGCGGCAACAGTTCCTTGATCCGGTCCACCACTTCGATCACATTGGCGCCGGGTTGGCGTTGAATATTGACCAGCACGGCCGGTGTCTTGCCGAACCAGGCGGCCTGCCGGTTGTTTTCGATGTCGCGGACCACATGCGCAACTTGATGGAGGCGGATGGGCGCGCCGCCGCGGTAGGCCACCACCATCTGCGCAAACTGTTCGGTGCTCAGCAGTTGATCATTGGCATCGATGGTATAGGCGCGATCCGGTCCATCGAAGCTTCCTTTCGCCTGATTCACGTTATTGGCACCGACAGCGGTACGGAGATCCTCGAGACTCAGGTTATAGGCCGTGAGCGCACGCGGATCGGCCTGGATGCGGATGGCGGGGCGCTGCCCTCCGCTGAGCCCGACAAGGCCCACGCCGCTGACCTGGGCAAGCTTCTGGGCCAAGCGAGTATCAGCCAGATCCTCGATTTCCGGCAGCGGCAGGTTTGGTGAGGTCAACGCCAGCGTCATGATCGGTGCGTCGGCGGGGTTGATCTTGTTGTAGGTTGGCGGAGCCGGCAGATCGAAAGGCAGAAAGGTGTTGGCTGCATTGATTGCAGCCTGGACCTGCTGTTCGGCGATATCCAGTGTCAATTCAAGCGAAAACTGCAAGGTGATGACAGACGCTCCACCCGAGCTGGTGGAGGTCATCTGACTGAGCCCCGCCATTTGCCCGAGCTGACGTTCCAAGGGCGCGGTCACGGACGACACCATGACTTCGGGGCTGGCACCCGGATAAAGCGTCACGACCTGGATGGTGGGGTACTCGACTTGGGGCAAGGCCGCAAGCGGCAAGAAACGATAGCCCAACAGCCCTGCAATCAATAGGGCAGCCATGATGAGAGAGGTTGCGACCGGACGGAGGATGAACGGACGCGAAGGATTCATGGGGATTGGGAGGCTTCGTCAGCAGGCTGTGATTTTTTGACGATCTCGACGGCTTTTCCTTCGGCGAGCCGTTCTGTTCCGTCGATCACCACCCGTTCACCGATTTGCAGGCCGGCGGTGATCGCCGTCAGGCCACGGTCCCGGGTCGCGGTCTGGATCGGGCGCGCCGTGACCTTTTGGTCTGGCCCCACCACCCACACGTAGGGCCCATCTGCACCCCGCTGGATGGCCGCATCGGGGATCACACGGCTGTCGCGCGCGACTTCGAGCAGCAGCCGGGCGTTGACGAATTGATTGGGGAACAGCTGTTCGTCCCGATTGGGGAATTGAGCCTTGAGGCGCACCATCCCCGTCGTCGCATTGATGCGATTGTCGATGGCCGTTAATTGTCCCTGGCCGAGCGTGGTCGACTGATCACGATTGAAGGCCGTGACCGGCAGGGACGCTTTGCGCAATCGCTCGCGCACGCGGGAGAGGTCATCTTCCGGGATGTCGAAAACAATGGCGATGGGCTGGGTCTGGGTAATGACGGCAAGCCCGTTCGGATCTGCGGCCCGGACCAGGTTGCCGCGGTCGACGGTGCGCAGGCCAATGCGTCCGCCAATCGGTGCGGTAATTCGGGTGTAATCCAGCTGTAGCCGGGCATTCCCAAGCTGGGCATGATCGCCCTGAAGGGCCGCCTGATACTGGCGAACCAGCGCCTGCTGCGTCGAAACCTGTTGTTGGGCAATGGAATCTTCTTTGAGCAGCTGCTCATAGCGGGCCAGATCTTGCTGGGCATTGGCCAGCAACGCTTGATCCCGTGCCAGTTGGGCTTGTGCCTGTTGTAGCTGGATCTGGAATGGTCGCGGGTCGATTTCAGCCAGCAGGGCACCTTCGCGCACCATCTGACCTTCGGCGAAGTGCAATGCGATGAGCTCGCCATCGACACGGCTGCGTACCGTGACCGAATTGAGTGGTGTCACGGTTCCCAGTCCGTTGAGATAGACCTGCAGATCGCTTGATTGCACGGTTGCAACGGATACCGGCACGGGACGATCCACCGCCGCACTCTGGGCCGAAGGTTGTGGTGTCCGAAGCAGCAAGGTCGCGCCGATGGCCAATGCCAACAGGACGACCGACAAGCCGACGCGGCCGCCGGGTATCGGGATCGGTCGCGATGCCCGATTGGAGGGCGCCGACGCGGTGGATCGCTTCATGACGGTTCCTGGTGAAGACTAGAGGAACGGCCGCCTGACAACCGGCTGGGGATGCAGGAGGCCGGGTCGACTGGTCCTCAACATCGGCACCACTCGTGCGCTTCTTGAGGAAAACCGCGGCGCTGTCACACCAAGGCGATTCAGGGAAAATCAAGTCACTCCGGGCCCGACCGGTGTTTTGAGCCACTTGTCACCGGATGGGCGATCTGTCCGGATCAGGGCGTATCCGGAGTAGGGATGGACTTTCGGAAGCCATCCATCATGTTACGCATGTGTTGCTGCGCCTGTTCGCGTTCGGCCTGGTCGATAAAGCCGTCGCTGTTGGCGTCCATCGTGGAAAAGCGCTTGTCGTGCATCGCCATGAATTCAGCCTTGCTGATGCGGCCGTCCTGATCGGTATCGGCCATCTGCAGCATCCGTTGCATCATGCCACTCCCGCGCTCGCCTGGCTGTGCCAAGGCTGCGAATGACAGGCTGGCCAAAAGCGTGATCAACACCATTGTCGTAAGTCGTGACATCGCTTTTCCCTCTCATCGGTATGAACCGCATTCCGGCTGCCGAACAATGCGCCGGGTCTGTCGCCTTGTGAAGATGTCTCCAGAAGGAGACACCTGGTGTCCGGTTGGACTGTCAATCTTCCGGTTCGTATCCCAGATTCGGCGCCAGCCATTTTTCGGCTTCGACGATGCTCCAGCCCTTGCGGCGCGCGTAATCCGCCACTTGATCGCGATCCAGCCGTCCGACGACGAAATACTGTGATTGCGGATGGGAAAAGTACCAGCCGCTGACCGACGCGCCGGGCCACATGGCTTGGCTTTCAGTGAGCGTGATGCCGCACTGCCGTTCCACGTCCAGCAGTGCCCACAGGGTGGCTTTCTCGGTGTGATCGGGACAGGCGGGATAGCCTGGCGCCGGCCGGATTCCGGCGTACTTTTCGGCGATCAGCGCGGTGTTGTCGAGATGTTCGTCCGGTTGATACCCCCAGAATTCCTGGCGTACGCGTTGATGCAGTCGTTCGGCAAAGGCTTCGGCCAGCCGGTCGGCGAGTGACTCGAGCAGGATCGCGCTGTAGTCGTCCAGATTGCGGCGGAACTCGGCGACGCGTTCGGCACATCCCAGTCCAGCCGTGACCGCGAATCCCCCGATGTAGTCGGCGACGCCGCTCGCCTGCGGCGCGATGTAGTCGGCCAGGCTGCGGTTGGGGACGCCTTCGCGGTGTTCCCCCTGCTGGCGCAGGTAGTGCAGTCGGGTGCGGATCTCGGTACGGTTCTCATCGGTGTAGATGACGATATCGTCGTCATCGACCTGATGGGCCGGAAACAGTCCGATGACGCCACTGGCGCGCAGCCAGCGTTCCGCAATCAGTCGGTCCAGCATGGCCTGCGCATCATCCCAGAGGCGCCGAGCAGCTTCGGCGGTGGCGGGGTTGTGCAGCAGATCGGGGTATCGCCCCTTCAGCTCCCAACTGATGAAAAACGGCTGCCAGTCGATAAATTCACGCAATTCTTCGAGGGGATAGTTCTCGAAGACCTTGGTGAACTGGGTGGCGGCATGGCTGTGGTGATCACAGGCCGGGCCCTGACACACATCCTTGGCTTGCTGCAGCAGCATGCGGGGTCGCGGGGGGCGATAGCCTTCCCAGTCGATGAGCGTGCGGCGTTCACGTGCGTCGGCCAGACGGAGGAACTTGTCCTGACGCTCCTTGTTGGCGTGGCGCGCCCGGATCTGTTCGTATTCATCGTGAATGGCACGGATCGTCTGGGGCTTCTGTTCAGCTGAGAGCAATGAGGCGACCACCGGCACCGAGCGCGATGCGTCCTTGACCCAGACCACAGGCCCCGGATAGGCCGGGTCGATTTTGACGGCGGTGTGCGCGCGGGAGGTGGTGGCGCCGCCGATCAAGAGCGGGAGGTCGAATTCCTGGCGCGCCATTTCCCGCGCCAGCGTGACCATTTCGTCCAGTGAGGGGGTGATCAATCCCGAAAGTCCGATGATATCGGCCTGCTCGGTCCGGGCGGCCTCCAGAATCTTTTGGCCCGGAACCATCACGCCAAGATCGATGACCTCGTAGTTATTGCATTGCAGGACCACCCCGACGATGTTCTTGCCGATATCGTGCACGTCGCCCTTCACGGTTGCCAGAACGATCTTGCCGTTGGACCGCACGGCCTCACCGGGTTGCCGTTCTGCTTCGATGTAGGGGATGAGGTAGGCCACCGCCTTTTTCATCACCCGCGCCGACTTGACCACCTGGGGAAGAAACATCTTGCCCGCACCGAACAGGTCGCCGACGACATTCATGCCCGCCATCAGCGGGCCTTCGATCACCTCGATCGGCCGGCCGCCGCGTGCCGCGATCTCCGCGCGCAGTTCCTCGGTGTCGGCCTCGACGAAGCTGTCGATTCCCTTGACCAGCGCATGGGTGATGCGCTCGCTCACGGGCAGGGTGCGCCAGGCTTGATCTTCGGTTTCCTGGACCTGTCCGGTACTGCGGAAGCGTTCGGCGATTTCCAGCAAGCGCTCGGTGGCATCGTCCCGGCGGTTGAGGACGACGTCCTCGATGCGTTCACGCAGCTCCGGATCGATCTGATCGTAAACCACCAGGGCGCCGGCGTTGACGATGCCCATATCCATGCCGGCGCGGATGGCGTGATAGAGGAATACGGCATGGATGGCTTCACGCACGGCATTGTTGCCGCGGAAGGAGAACGAGACGTTGGAGACGCCGCCGGAGACAAGTGCCCCGGGGAGGTTGGTCTTGATCCACCGCGTGGCTTCGATGAAGTCCACGCCGTAGTTGTTGTGTTCCGCAATGCCGGTCGCGATCGCGAAGATGTTGGGGTCGAAAATGATGTCCTCGGCGGGAAAACCCACCTGCTCGACCAGGATGCGGTAAGCCCGCGCGCAGATCTCCTGGCGGCGTGCCAGCGTATCGGCCTGTCCTTGTTCGTCGAAAGCCATCACCACGATGGCCGCCCCGTATTTGCGGCACAGCCGGGCTTCGCGAATGAATTTCGCCTCGCCTTCCTTCATGGAAATGGAATTGACGATGGGCTTTCCCTGAACACACTGCAATCCAGCCTCGATGACCTCCCACTTCGAGGAATCGATCATGATCGGTACCCGGGCGATGTCCGGTTCGGCAGCGATCAGGTTGAGAAACTGACGCATGGCGGCCACGCCATCGAGCATGCCCTCGTCCATGTTCACGTCAATGATCTGGGCGCCGGCTTCGACCTGTTGCAAGGCAACGGCCAGGGCGGTCGCATAGTCGCCGGACTTGACCAGTTCGCGGAAGCGCGCCGAACCGGTGACGTTGGTGCGTTCGCCGACGTTGACGAATAGCATCTGGGGTGTGATGTTGAACGGTTCGAGGCCGGACAAGCGGCAAGCCGGGTCTGGTCGAGCGACGGACCGCGGTGCTCTGCTGGCGACGGTTTCGGCGATGGCCTGGATGTGCTCGGGTGTCGTGCCGCAGCAGCCGCCGACCAGATTCACCAGCCCGGCATCGGCGAACTCGGCCAGGATGCCGGCGGTGTCCTCCGGCTTTTCGTCGTATTCCCCGAAGGCATTGGGCAGGCCGGCGTTGGGGTAGCAGGAGACGTAGCAATCGGCCAGACGCGAGAGCTCGGCAATGTAGGGGCGCATGTCGCGGCCGCCGAGCGCACAGTTGAGGCCGATGGCCAAGGGTTGGGCGTGCCGAACGCTGTTCCAGAAGGCTTCGGTGGTTTGGCCGGACAGGGTGCGGCCGGAAGCATCGGTAATGGTGCCGGAGATGATCACCGGCCAGCGTTCCCCCAGTTCCTCGAACAGCGTTTCACACGCAAAGATCGCAGCCTTGGCATTGAGGGTGTCGAATATGGTCTCGATGAGCAGCAGATCGGCGCCGCCGGCAATCAATCCCCGCCCCTGCTCCAGATAGGCGGCCACCAGCTCATTGAAGCTGACGTTGCGAAATCCGGCGTCGTTGACATCCGGGCTGATGCTGGCAGTGCGGTTGGTGGGGCCCATGGCGCCAGCGACGAAGCGTGGTCGGTCAGGCGTCGAACAGGCATCTGCCGCCTCACGCGCAAGGGTGGCAGCAGCAACGTTCAGCTCATACGCCAATGCTTCCATGCCGTAGTCATGCAGCGCGACAGTGGTCGAGTTGAACGTGTTGGTCTCGATGATATCCGCGCCCGCCTCAAGGTAGGCCCGATGGATGTCACGAATGATGTCTGGTTGGGTCAGGACCAGCAGGTCATTGTTCCCCTTCACGTCCTGCGGCCAATCTTCGAAACGGGCCCCTCGGTAATGGTGCTCTTCCAGCTTGTGGCGCTGGATCATGGTTCCTGTGGCGCCATCGATCACCAGTATGCGACGGGAAAATGCGTCGAGCAGCTGTGTCCGGCGATGGGGGGATGCGGTTTCGGGCATGGATCCGTCCTGGTGTCGCGGCGGGAAGGGCACCGATCTGCGGGTGCATGGCAGGGCTTCTATTCTACAAAAGGAAAAGGCCCAGCGGGGATCGCCCGCCGGGCCTTTTTCAGAATAAGCCGCAGCAGGGCGGCTTATTACATCAGCATGCCTTCGGGCATCACGTTCTGCAGCTGCATGGCGATGGACATGTCGCCTTCGATCTGGATGCGGCCAGACATGAACAGCTGCTGGGGGTTGGCGGTGCGATCGATCATCAGCTCGCGCCAGGTGGCTTCGTCGGTGACCAGGGTCATCTCGGCATCGTCCACGCCGGGCTTGATTTCGATGTCGCCACCCTTGATGTGGAAGGAATAGGCGGCGTCGGCGTCGGTGATGTTGAAGCCGATCACGGTGGAGAAATCGCCGGCCTTGTCACGGGCTTCCTGCTTCTTGTCTTCGGGCAGGGCAGCGATCTGCTCGGGGATGAACTTCTCGAAGAAGTCCTTCGGGCTGATATCGGAAGGGGGAGTAGGACGATCGGCCATTTTCATCTCCTTAAAAGGAATCAACAAGATCCATTTGGTAGTTTACGATCCAGCGCTCGCTGGATGCGCAATAGCCTAGTGAAGCCCCATTGAAACTGCAAGACGCTTGGAGCCCTGTGTTGACGGGGCATCGGCTCAGGTCGTGAGGTGTCCCCTCCGCCGCAGAACGATTCTGCTAGGATAACCGCCATTCACCCCGGGCTTCGCCCGATTGGCGGGGGTTTTTCGGAGGGTTTGTCATGCGGTGGTCCCGTCATCTGGCCACGATTGGATTTGCGACATGTTTGGCTATGTCTGGAATGGTGGGCCCGCTTCATGCGTCCGAGCAGGATCCGCTGGAGCGGATCAACCGGGTTACGTATCGCTTCAACGAAAAGGCCGATGAATGGGTGCTGCGACCGGTCGCGGTGACCTACGATCGCTATACGCCCACCCCGATGCGGCAGGGGATCGGCAATTTCTTCAGCAACCTGCGCGAACCGCGATACTTCGTGAACAACGTGTTACAGGGCAAACCCGATCGGGCATTGATCGATCTCGGCCGTTTCGTACTGAACAGCACGTTCGGCTTCCTCGGGGTATTCGATCTGGCGACCCATTGGGCCGGCTGGTCGCAAAGCGATGAGGATTTCGGCCAGACCCTGGGCTACTGGGGACTGCCGCAGGGGTGGTACGTGGTGGTTCCGCTCTATGGGGGAACCACGATCCGGGACGGGGTCGGTGCGATTGCCGACTGGCAACTGAACCTGATCGAGACGGTGGACGACGAGGCGCTCGAATGGGGGCTGCTGGCCCTGGATGTGGTCGATATTCGGGCCGGGTTTCTGGATGCCGATCAGACGCTCAAGACGGTCTATGATCCTTACAGCTTCGTTCGCGATGCCTATTTCCAGCGCCGGCTGGCCAAGGTCTACGACGGTAATCCGCCGACGCCGAAGCTGGAAGCGCCGGACAATGGTGACGTGCTTCCGCCCTGGGAAAGCGATTGAATCAGGACCCCGTTGATGGTGTCGGAATTCTGCTCGCTGCTGGACGATCGGTTCGTATGCAGGGACGGGACAAACGCTGGCTGCCGGTGGGCAAGGTACCGATGGCGCTTCGTGTCGCCCAGGCCTTTGCCGCAGTGCCGTTCGGTCGCCGTCTGGCTGTGGTGCGTCCGGATGATACCGCGCTGGTGCAGGAATTCGCTCGATCGGGTTTTGAAAGTCTCATCAACCCCGATCCAGATCGGGGGCGCTGTTCGTCCTTGGCTTGCGCCTGGTCAGCTCTTTCCGAGGCTGCGCCGGTGATGGTTTCGGTTGCCGATCTGCCGGAATTGACGGCAGGGCTGCTGCAGGATCTCTGGCGGCGTTTTGGTGAGATGGATCCAGAGGCGATTCTTATCCCGCGCTACCAGGGACAATGGGGGCATCCCCGCTGCCTGGGCCGGCCCCATGTCGCTGCACTGATGGCGCATGGTGGCCGCGAATCGGTCCCGGTCTATCTCGCAAAAAACCCGCAGGTCATCCAATTTTGGGATGTAAAGGACCCGGCGGTGGTTCGCGACGTGGACACGCCCGATGTCTACGACGCACTGTGCAGGCGGCAGCCCAATGCCTGACTGGTTGACCGCGCTGGTGACGCAGACCGGCACGCGCCAAGCCTGCGCCGTGGCCACGGTGGTTTCCATCGAGGGGTCGGTGTCGGCGCACGTGGGCGCCAAGGCCGTGTTCGACAACCACGGCCGATTGCTGGCCGGCTGGGTGGGCGGCGGATGCGCCCAGGGACGTGTGGCCGAGGCGGCTGTTGAGACACTGAAGGACGGGCAGGGCCGATTGTTGGCTTTGGACCTGCGCAGTGAAGTGTTGGGTGTGGGCATGCCTTGTGGGGGTGAGATGACCGTTTTCGTCGACCCGATTCGACCGTCGCCGATGCTTTGGATCATCGGCGACGGTCCGTTGGCCGAATCGCTGTGCACCCAGGCGGCCCAGGTCGGATTCACCGTGAGCGTGCTGGACGTGCGCGCCGAGCCATCGCGATTTCCGGCTGCGTTCAACGTCGTGAACGATGATCCGGCCTATGCTCGCTTGAAGGAGGCCGATGCGCAGGACTACCTGATCATCGCGACCCAGCACAAGGGCGATCATCTCATCCTGCGTGAAGTTCTGGCACGCTCTTTCGCCTATGTGGGGTTGATTGCCAGCCGTCATCGGGCTGGGCTGATGCGGGACGATCTGATGCAGTCCGGCCTTTCCCCCGCTCGATGGGCGCACCTGCGGGCACCGGCCGGATTGGACCTGGGCGCACGCATGCCGGCCGAAATCGCCACGGCGGTCATTGCCGAACTGCTCGCTGTGCGCAATGGGCATTCGGGCCAGCCGCGATCGATCATCAAGTCAGACCTATGAGCAATCGCATTGTGGACAACGCCCAACCGGCGCTGGTTATCGAGCACTTGACCAAAACCTACGCCAATGGCGTACAGGCGCTCCGGGACGTCAGTTTGACGGTCGCGGCCGGCGATTTCTTCGCCCTGCTGGGCCCGAATGGTGCGGGCAAATCCACGCTGATCGGGATCTTGAGCGCGCTGGTGAACAAAACCAGTGGGCGGGTGTGTGTATTCGGGCACGATTCCGACCGTGATCTGGAGGCCGTCAAGCGGTGTCTGGGCGTGGTGCCCCAGGAGTTCAACTGCAACGGCTTTGAAACGGTCTTCCACGTGCTGCTCAATCAGGCGGGCTACTACGGCGTGCCACGTCCAGTCGCGGAACGCAACGCGGCGCACTATCTCAAGGAACTCGGCCTATGGGATAAGCGGCATGCGGTCGTGCGAAGCCTTTCGGGCGGGATGAAGCGGCGTCTCATGATTGCGCGTGCGCTGGTCCACGAGCCGCGCCTGCTGATTCTCGATGAACCGACCGCCGGCGTGGACATCGAGCTGCGCCGCGGGATGTGGACGTTCCTGCAGGAACTGAACGCCCAAGGGGTCACCATCATCCTGACGACGCACTATCTGGAAGAAGCCGAACAGCTGTGTCGCAACATCGCCATCATCGATCAGGGCCGGATCATCGCCCACACGGCGATGCACGCCCTGCTGGCGCGTCTGGGGACCGAAACGCTGGTATTGACACTGGCCGAGCCGGTGCATGTGCTGCCGGCCAGCGGCGATTTCCCGCTGCGGCTGAAGGACAGCCATACCCTGGAAGTGGATGTGCGCGCCGAGCAGGATCTCAACAGTTTGTTCGCCTGGCTGGATTCCCGGGGGATTTGCGTGCGATTCATGCGCAACAAGGCCAATCGGCTGGAAGAACTCTTCGTTCAATTGACCGGCGCAAACGCCGGGACCGGT contains:
- a CDS encoding multidrug efflux RND transporter permease subunit is translated as MNPSRPFILRPVATSLIMAALLIAGLLGYRFLPLAALPQVEYPTIQVVTLYPGASPEVMVSSVTAPLERQLGQMAGLSQMTSTSSGGASVITLQFSLELTLDIAEQQVQAAINAANTFLPFDLPAPPTYNKINPADAPIMTLALTSPNLPLPEIEDLADTRLAQKLAQVSGVGLVGLSGGQRPAIRIQADPRALTAYNLSLEDLRTAVGANNVNQAKGSFDGPDRAYTIDANDQLLSTEQFAQMVVAYRGGAPIRLHQVAHVVRDIENNRQAAWFGKTPAVLVNIQRQPGANVIEVVDRIKELLPRLQDSLPAAVTLTVVSDRTTTIRASVHDVQFELMLAVALVVMVIFLFLRNLTATIIPSIAVPLSLVGTFAFMYLAGFSVNNLTLMALTIAAGFVVDDAIVVIENISRYLEAGEPPLEAALKGSRQIAFTIISLTVSLVAVLIPLLFMGDVIGRLFREFAVTLAVAILISAVVSLTLTPMMCARLLRAIPVGGHSELAQGRFLDRIIDGYGRILTRVLDRPRPMQVTAVVTLMLTLLLYVFIPKGFLPSQDTGLIQGISEAPQSISFEAMASRQQALVASLLEEPAVAGVTSFIGVDSANPTLNSGRVLIQLKPHAERSADAEEIMRSLQSRLQNVSGIALYLQPLQDLSIGNLVSRTQYQLTLQDPNPTELYDWVTPITERLQALPSLRDVNHNLQTGGLQAYLAIDRNAAARYGITAAAIDNALYNAFGQRIISTIFTQSNQYRVVLEVDPILQRGLEALDRIYVPSPNGVQVPLRAVARVEERTTPILIEHLGQFPAATVSFNLPPGTSLGAAVSDIEAALADLAPPASLQIRFQGDALAFRASLANQTFLLLAAIVCMYIVLGMLYESYVHPITILSTLPSAGVGALLALLLSGHPLDVIGIIGIVLLIGIVKKNAIMMVDFALDAERTGGKPPREAIFEACLLRFRPILMTTLAALLSALPMMLSTGVGAELRHPLGITLVGGLVLSQLLTLFTTPVIYLAFADLAERLGQRARSMVENNP
- a CDS encoding MdtA/MuxA family multidrug efflux RND transporter periplasmic adaptor subunit; translated protein: MKRSTASAPSNRASRPIPIPGGRVGLSVVLLALAIGATLLLRTPQPSAQSAAVDRPVPVSVATVQSSDLQVYLNGLGTVTPLNSVTVRSRVDGELIALHFAEGQMVREGALLAEIDPRPFQIQLQQAQAQLARDQALLANAQQDLARYEQLLKEDSIAQQQVSTQQALVRQYQAALQGDHAQLGNARLQLDYTRITAPIGGRIGLRTVDRGNLVRAADPNGLAVITQTQPIAIVFDIPEDDLSRVRERLRKASLPVTAFNRDQSTTLGQGQLTAIDNRINATTGMVRLKAQFPNRDEQLFPNQFVNARLLLEVARDSRVIPDAAIQRGADGPYVWVVGPDQKVTARPIQTATRDRGLTAITAGLQIGERVVIDGTERLAEGKAVEIVKKSQPADEASQSP
- the metH gene encoding methionine synthase — encoded protein: MPETASPHRRTQLLDAFSRRILVIDGATGTMIQRHKLEEHHYRGARFEDWPQDVKGNNDLLVLTQPDIIRDIHRAYLEAGADIIETNTFNSTTVALHDYGMEALAYELNVAAATLAREAADACSTPDRPRFVAGAMGPTNRTASISPDVNDAGFRNVSFNELVAAYLEQGRGLIAGGADLLLIETIFDTLNAKAAIFACETLFEELGERWPVIISGTITDASGRTLSGQTTEAFWNSVRHAQPLAIGLNCALGGRDMRPYIAELSRLADCYVSCYPNAGLPNAFGEYDEKPEDTAGILAEFADAGLVNLVGGCCGTTPEHIQAIAETVASRAPRSVARPDPACRLSGLEPFNITPQMLFVNVGERTNVTGSARFRELVKSGDYATALAVALQQVEAGAQIIDVNMDEGMLDGVAAMRQFLNLIAAEPDIARVPIMIDSSKWEVIEAGLQCVQGKPIVNSISMKEGEAKFIREARLCRKYGAAIVVMAFDEQGQADTLARRQEICARAYRILVEQVGFPAEDIIFDPNIFAIATGIAEHNNYGVDFIEATRWIKTNLPGALVSGGVSNVSFSFRGNNAVREAIHAVFLYHAIRAGMDMGIVNAGALVVYDQIDPELRERIEDVVLNRRDDATERLLEIAERFRSTGQVQETEDQAWRTLPVSERITHALVKGIDSFVEADTEELRAEIAARGGRPIEVIEGPLMAGMNVVGDLFGAGKMFLPQVVKSARVMKKAVAYLIPYIEAERQPGEAVRSNGKIVLATVKGDVHDIGKNIVGVVLQCNNYEVIDLGVMVPGQKILEAARTEQADIIGLSGLITPSLDEMVTLAREMARQEFDLPLLIGGATTSRAHTAVKIDPAYPGPVVWVKDASRSVPVVASLLSAEQKPQTIRAIHDEYEQIRARHANKERQDKFLRLADARERRTLIDWEGYRPPRPRMLLQQAKDVCQGPACDHHSHAATQFTKVFENYPLEELREFIDWQPFFISWELKGRYPDLLHNPATAEAARRLWDDAQAMLDRLIAERWLRASGVIGLFPAHQVDDDDIVIYTDENRTEIRTRLHYLRQQGEHREGVPNRSLADYIAPQASGVADYIGGFAVTAGLGCAERVAEFRRNLDDYSAILLESLADRLAEAFAERLHQRVRQEFWGYQPDEHLDNTALIAEKYAGIRPAPGYPACPDHTEKATLWALLDVERQCGITLTESQAMWPGASVSGWYFSHPQSQYFVVGRLDRDQVADYARRKGWSIVEAEKWLAPNLGYEPED
- a CDS encoding SCP2 sterol-binding domain-containing protein; its protein translation is MADRPTPPSDISPKDFFEKFIPEQIAALPEDKKQEARDKAGDFSTVIGFNITDADAAYSFHIKGGDIEIKPGVDDAEMTLVTDEATWRELMIDRTANPQQLFMSGRIQIEGDMSIAMQLQNVMPEGMLM
- a CDS encoding MlaA family lipoprotein, encoding MVGPLHASEQDPLERINRVTYRFNEKADEWVLRPVAVTYDRYTPTPMRQGIGNFFSNLREPRYFVNNVLQGKPDRALIDLGRFVLNSTFGFLGVFDLATHWAGWSQSDEDFGQTLGYWGLPQGWYVVVPLYGGTTIRDGVGAIADWQLNLIETVDDEALEWGLLALDVVDIRAGFLDADQTLKTVYDPYSFVRDAYFQRRLAKVYDGNPPTPKLEAPDNGDVLPPWESD